In Carya illinoinensis cultivar Pawnee chromosome 6, C.illinoinensisPawnee_v1, whole genome shotgun sequence, a single genomic region encodes these proteins:
- the LOC122312332 gene encoding phototropin-2-like isoform X5: protein MEKTRAKPSAVYEGDDEWKSIEAFELPEKLEGELGSTSSIASSSTVGSRDTAENKWMAFDSKAVGGKQENSNSSSDKIIRTEAGIVERTAEWGLVVKADPVGGGSFRAMGSKNFQTEGSSQEHGDQRHVRTESTRTSEESNHGSGSFIPRVSQELKEALATLQQTFVVSDARKPECPIMYASSGFFGMTGYSSEEVIGRNCRFLQGPETDRSEVAKIRDAVKNGKSYCGRLLNYKKDGTPFWNLLTVTPIKDDHGRTIKFIGMQVEVSKYTEGVNDKALRPNGLPKSLIRYDARQKEKALVSMTEVVQTVKHPESQVRAMIHDTTSYHEERENFNLDYILPKSAETQNTNTPNRQNRWSDSRGDVSQSSSCQEADKKSRKSGRISLMSFKGRSLSFARRHEEKQSIEQEVLMTKDIKRPDSWDHAERERDIRQGIDLATTLERIEKNFVITDPRLPDNPIIYASDTFLELTEYTREEILGRNCRFLQGPETDHATISKIRDAVREQREITVQLINYTKSGKKFWNLFHLQPMRDLKGELQYFIGVQLDGSDHVEPLRNRLSETTEQQSAKLVKATAENVDEAVRELPDANLRPEDLWAIHSQPVSPRPHKKDSPSWIAIQKIIARGEKIGLHNFKPIRQLGFGDTGSVHLVELQGTGELYAMKAMEKSAMLNRNKVHRACIEREIISLLDHPFLPTLYASFQTSTHVCLVTDFCPGGELFALLDKQPMKFFKEESARFYVAEVIIGLEYLHCLGVVYRDLKPENILLQKDGHVVLTDFDLSFMTSSKPQEIITGSGHSSAIDWWALGIFLYEMLYGRTPFRGKNRQKTFTNILHKVLTFPSSISVSLTARQLIYALLQRDPTSRLGSSTGANEIKAHPFFHGLNWPLIRCMSPPPLDMPLQCIGKNPNAKEARWEDDGVLVQSTDMEIF from the exons ATGGAGAAAACGAGAGCAAAACCATCTGCAGTGTACGAGGGAGATGATGAGTGGAAATCCATTGAGGCCTTCGAACTGCCGGAGAAGCTTGAGGGTGAATTAGGAAGCACTTCTTCCATTGCTTCTAGTAGTACTGTTGGTAGCAGAGATACGGCCGAGAACAAGTGGATGGCATTTGACAGTAAGGCCGTCGGCGGCAAGCAGGAAAACTCAAATTCTTCTAGCGATAAGATAATAAGAACTGAAGCTGGCATAGTGGAAAGGACAGCAGAGTGGGGTCTGGTGGTGAAGGCAGATCCCGTGGGAGGAGGAAGTTTCAGAGCAATGGGGAGTAAGAACTTCCAGACGGAGGGGTCATCGCAGGAGCATGGAGATCAGAGACATGTTAGAACGGAGTCGACAAGGACATCAGAGGAATCGAACCATGGATCGGGGAGCTTCATCCCGAGAGTATCGCAAGAGTTGAAGGAGGCTTTGGCAACTCTGCAGCAAACATTTGTGGTGTCGGATGCCAGAAAACCAGAATGCCCCATAATGTACGCCAGCAGCGGCTTCTTTGGCATGACCGGTTATTCCTCGGAGGAGGTCATCGGAAGGAACTG CCGATTTCTTCAGGGGCCGGAAACAGACCGGAGTGAAGTGGCCAAAATACGAGATGCAGTTAAAAACGGGAAGAGCTACTGTGGCAGGCTCTTGAACTATAAGAAGGACGGTACCCCTTTCTGGAATCTTCTTACTGTCACTCCAATCAAAGATGACCATGGGAGAACCATCAAATTTATTGG AATGCAGGTGGAGGTCAGCAAATACACTGAAGGTGTTAATGATAAGGCATTACGGCCAAATGGGTTGCCCAAGTCGTTAATCCGTTATGATG CTCGTCAGAAGGAGAAGGCTTTAGTCTCAATGACAGAAGTGGTGCAAACTGTAAAACATCCAGAATCTCAAGTTCGAGCTATGATTCATGACACTACCAGCTACCATGAAGAACGGGAAAATTTCAACCTTGATTATATTCTGCCAAAATCTGCTGAAACTCAGAATACGAATACACCTAATAGACAAAATCGTTGGTCAGATTCCAGGGGCGATGTGTCTCAGTCAAGTTCTTGTCAGGAAGCAGACAAGAAATCTAGAAAATCCGGACGCATTTCCTTAATGAG TTTTAAAGGGCGGTCTCTGAGCTTTGCCAGGAGGCATGAAGAGAAACAAAGTATAGAACAAGAGGTTTTGATGACTAAAGACATAAAGCGCCCCGACAGTTGGGACCATGCTGAAAGAGAAAGGGATATACGCCAAGGAATTGACCTAGCAACCACGTTGGAACGCATTGAGAAGAACTTTGTGATCACTGATCCTAGACTTCCTGACAACCCTATT ATATATGCATCTGATACCTTTCTCGAATTGACAGAATATACACGTGAAGAAATTTTGGGAAGAAACTGTAG ATTTCTTCAAGGACCTGAAACAGATCACGCAACCATCTCAAAAATTAGAGACGCCGTTAGAGAACAGAGGGAAATCACAGTTCAGTTGATCAATTATACTAAGAGTG GAAAGAAATTCTGGAATTTATTTCACCTGCAACCTATGCGTGACCTAAAG GGTGAGCTTCAATACTTCATTGGTGTCCAATTAGATGGAAGTGATCATGTGGAACCCCTGCGCAACCGCCTCTCAGAGACAACAGAGCAGCAGAGTGCCAAgttg GTCAAAGCCACTGCAGAAAATGTTGATGAAGCTGTCAGAGAACTTCCTGATGCCAACTTG AGACCAGAAGATTTGTGGGCAATTCATTCTCAACCTGTCTCTCCAAGACCGCACAAAAAGGACAGTCCTTCTTGGATAGCAATACAAAAG ATCATTGCACGAGGGGAGAAAATAGGGCTACATAATTTTAAGCCCATAAGACAATTGGGTTTTGGAGATACTGGCAG TGTCCATTTGGTGGAGCTGCAAGGTACAGGTGAACTGTATGCCATGAAGGCAATGGAAAAGTCAGCCATGCTGAACCGTAACAAG GTTCACCGAGCATGCATTGAGAGGGAAATCATTTCGCTACTCGATCATCCTTTTCTTCCCACACTCTATGCTTCATTTCAG ACATCTACACACGTTTGTTTGGTAACAGACTTTTGCCCTGGTGGAGAATTGTTTGCTTTGCTTGACAAGCAGccaatgaaattttttaaagaggAATCTGCGAG GTTCTATGTGGCAGAGGTCATCATTGGGTTGGAGTACCTCCACTGTTTAG GAGTAGTTTATCGTGACCTGAAGCCTGAAAATATCTTGCTACAAAAGGATGGACATGTTGTACTAACTGACTTTGATCTATCATTTATGACCTCGAGTAAACCCCAA GAAATTATTACAGGTTCTGGACATAGTAGCGCCATTGATTGGTGGGCTCTTG GTATCTTCTTGTATGAGATGCTCTATGGTCGTACACCTTTTAGGGGGAAGAATAGGCAGAAAACATTTACCAATATCTTGCACAAAGTTCTGACCTTTCCAAGCAGCATTTCT GTAAGTCTTACAGCCAGACAGTTGATTTACGCATTGTTGCAAAGAGACCCTACCAGCCGTTTAGGATCAAGTACTGGTGCCAATGAAATCAAAGCACATCCTTTTTTCCATGGACTTAATTGGCCTCTAATCCGCTGCATG AGTCCACCGCCATTGGATATGCCTCTTCAATGCATCGGGAAAAATCCAAACGCCAAGGAAGCACGGTGGGAAGATGATGGAGTGCTTGTTCAGTCTACAGATATGGAGATTTTTTGA
- the LOC122312332 gene encoding phototropin-2-like isoform X3, whose translation MEKTRAKPSAVYEGDDEWKSIEAFELPEKLEGELGSTSSIASSSTVGSRDTAENKWMAFDSKAVGGKQENSNSSSDKIIRTEAGIVERTAEWGLVVKADPVGGGSFRAMGSKNFQTEGSSQEHGDQRHVRTESTRTSEESNHGSGSFIPRVSQELKEALATLQQTFVVSDARKPECPIMYASSGFFGMTGYSSEEVIGRNCRFLQGPETDRSEVAKIRDAVKNGKSYCGRLLNYKKDGTPFWNLLTVTPIKDDHGRTIKFIGMQVEVSKYTEGVNDKALRPNGLPKSLIRYDARQKEKALVSMTEVVQTVKHPESQVRAMIHDTTSYHEERENFNLDYILPKSAETQNTNTPNRQNRWSDSRGDVSQSSSCQEADKKSRKSGRISLMSFKGRSLSFARRHEEKQSIEQEVLMTKDIKRPDSWDHAERERDIRQGIDLATTLERIEKNFVITDPRLPDNPIIYASDTFLELTEYTREEILGRNCRFLQGPETDHATISKIRDAVREQREITVQLINYTKSGKKFWNLFHLQPMRDLKVKATAENVDEAVRELPDANLRPEDLWAIHSQPVSPRPHKKDSPSWIAIQKIIARGEKIGLHNFKPIRQLGFGDTGSVHLVELQGTGELYAMKAMEKSAMLNRNKVHRACIEREIISLLDHPFLPTLYASFQTSTHVCLVTDFCPGGELFALLDKQPMKFFKEESARFYVAEVIIGLEYLHCLGDSLIQLVYLGVVYRDLKPENILLQKDGHVVLTDFDLSFMTSSKPQIITHPLPRNRRQSRSQPPLTFVAEPVTQSNSFVGTEEYIAPEIITGSGHSSAIDWWALGIFLYEMLYGRTPFRGKNRQKTFTNILHKVLTFPSSISVSLTARQLIYALLQRDPTSRLGSSTGANEIKAHPFFHGLNWPLIRCMSPPPLDMPLQCIGKNPNAKEARWEDDGVLVQSTDMEIF comes from the exons ATGGAGAAAACGAGAGCAAAACCATCTGCAGTGTACGAGGGAGATGATGAGTGGAAATCCATTGAGGCCTTCGAACTGCCGGAGAAGCTTGAGGGTGAATTAGGAAGCACTTCTTCCATTGCTTCTAGTAGTACTGTTGGTAGCAGAGATACGGCCGAGAACAAGTGGATGGCATTTGACAGTAAGGCCGTCGGCGGCAAGCAGGAAAACTCAAATTCTTCTAGCGATAAGATAATAAGAACTGAAGCTGGCATAGTGGAAAGGACAGCAGAGTGGGGTCTGGTGGTGAAGGCAGATCCCGTGGGAGGAGGAAGTTTCAGAGCAATGGGGAGTAAGAACTTCCAGACGGAGGGGTCATCGCAGGAGCATGGAGATCAGAGACATGTTAGAACGGAGTCGACAAGGACATCAGAGGAATCGAACCATGGATCGGGGAGCTTCATCCCGAGAGTATCGCAAGAGTTGAAGGAGGCTTTGGCAACTCTGCAGCAAACATTTGTGGTGTCGGATGCCAGAAAACCAGAATGCCCCATAATGTACGCCAGCAGCGGCTTCTTTGGCATGACCGGTTATTCCTCGGAGGAGGTCATCGGAAGGAACTG CCGATTTCTTCAGGGGCCGGAAACAGACCGGAGTGAAGTGGCCAAAATACGAGATGCAGTTAAAAACGGGAAGAGCTACTGTGGCAGGCTCTTGAACTATAAGAAGGACGGTACCCCTTTCTGGAATCTTCTTACTGTCACTCCAATCAAAGATGACCATGGGAGAACCATCAAATTTATTGG AATGCAGGTGGAGGTCAGCAAATACACTGAAGGTGTTAATGATAAGGCATTACGGCCAAATGGGTTGCCCAAGTCGTTAATCCGTTATGATG CTCGTCAGAAGGAGAAGGCTTTAGTCTCAATGACAGAAGTGGTGCAAACTGTAAAACATCCAGAATCTCAAGTTCGAGCTATGATTCATGACACTACCAGCTACCATGAAGAACGGGAAAATTTCAACCTTGATTATATTCTGCCAAAATCTGCTGAAACTCAGAATACGAATACACCTAATAGACAAAATCGTTGGTCAGATTCCAGGGGCGATGTGTCTCAGTCAAGTTCTTGTCAGGAAGCAGACAAGAAATCTAGAAAATCCGGACGCATTTCCTTAATGAG TTTTAAAGGGCGGTCTCTGAGCTTTGCCAGGAGGCATGAAGAGAAACAAAGTATAGAACAAGAGGTTTTGATGACTAAAGACATAAAGCGCCCCGACAGTTGGGACCATGCTGAAAGAGAAAGGGATATACGCCAAGGAATTGACCTAGCAACCACGTTGGAACGCATTGAGAAGAACTTTGTGATCACTGATCCTAGACTTCCTGACAACCCTATT ATATATGCATCTGATACCTTTCTCGAATTGACAGAATATACACGTGAAGAAATTTTGGGAAGAAACTGTAG ATTTCTTCAAGGACCTGAAACAGATCACGCAACCATCTCAAAAATTAGAGACGCCGTTAGAGAACAGAGGGAAATCACAGTTCAGTTGATCAATTATACTAAGAGTG GAAAGAAATTCTGGAATTTATTTCACCTGCAACCTATGCGTGACCTAAAG GTCAAAGCCACTGCAGAAAATGTTGATGAAGCTGTCAGAGAACTTCCTGATGCCAACTTG AGACCAGAAGATTTGTGGGCAATTCATTCTCAACCTGTCTCTCCAAGACCGCACAAAAAGGACAGTCCTTCTTGGATAGCAATACAAAAG ATCATTGCACGAGGGGAGAAAATAGGGCTACATAATTTTAAGCCCATAAGACAATTGGGTTTTGGAGATACTGGCAG TGTCCATTTGGTGGAGCTGCAAGGTACAGGTGAACTGTATGCCATGAAGGCAATGGAAAAGTCAGCCATGCTGAACCGTAACAAG GTTCACCGAGCATGCATTGAGAGGGAAATCATTTCGCTACTCGATCATCCTTTTCTTCCCACACTCTATGCTTCATTTCAG ACATCTACACACGTTTGTTTGGTAACAGACTTTTGCCCTGGTGGAGAATTGTTTGCTTTGCTTGACAAGCAGccaatgaaattttttaaagaggAATCTGCGAG GTTCTATGTGGCAGAGGTCATCATTGGGTTGGAGTACCTCCACTGTTTAG GTGACTCTCTTATACAACTTGTGTACTTGG GAGTAGTTTATCGTGACCTGAAGCCTGAAAATATCTTGCTACAAAAGGATGGACATGTTGTACTAACTGACTTTGATCTATCATTTATGACCTCGAGTAAACCCCAA ATCATCACACACCCACTACCTCGTAATAGGAGGCAATCTAGGAGTCAACCACCACTAACATTTGTTGCAGAGCCAGTTACCCAGTCAAACTCATTTGTTGGAACTGAAGAATATATTGCTCCT GAAATTATTACAGGTTCTGGACATAGTAGCGCCATTGATTGGTGGGCTCTTG GTATCTTCTTGTATGAGATGCTCTATGGTCGTACACCTTTTAGGGGGAAGAATAGGCAGAAAACATTTACCAATATCTTGCACAAAGTTCTGACCTTTCCAAGCAGCATTTCT GTAAGTCTTACAGCCAGACAGTTGATTTACGCATTGTTGCAAAGAGACCCTACCAGCCGTTTAGGATCAAGTACTGGTGCCAATGAAATCAAAGCACATCCTTTTTTCCATGGACTTAATTGGCCTCTAATCCGCTGCATG AGTCCACCGCCATTGGATATGCCTCTTCAATGCATCGGGAAAAATCCAAACGCCAAGGAAGCACGGTGGGAAGATGATGGAGTGCTTGTTCAGTCTACAGATATGGAGATTTTTTGA